One Terriglobales bacterium genomic window, ATGCTGCCGCAGCCGCATCATCATGGTTCGCAGCTCGTGCTCCAACTGCACCCGGTGCAGGTTCATCCGGACTTCGATGCCGGCGAGCACGTCCCGTCCGGCCAGGATGCGGTGCTCGGCTTTCATGTCCAGCGTCTCAATGGCGAAGACGTCGGCCGAGCCGCTCAATTCCGGTTCGGTCAGGATCAGAGGCGGCCGGCATGCAAGCGATTTCGTCCACCACTCCACCACCGGCGCCAGGCGCTCCAGCTCCTTGGTGCCGGCATTGCGAACGATGCACAGCAGGTTGAGGTCGGAATATTGCTCGCTGAAATCGTCGCGCGCGGCCGAGCCATAGAGCACGATGGAGTCAAGGTTTTCCTTGGCCGCGGCCTGCATCCGTTGGCAAAAATCCGTCAGCTCTCGTTCTTTCATCTCATCCCCGCCTACCAGGACCCACTGGCGCCGCCTCCGCCGCTGGCGCCGCCGCCAAAGCCGCCAAAGCCGCCTGAGCTGCCGCCAAAACCACCGGACCCGCCGCCGCTGCCCCAACCTCCACCCATCGGCCCCATCCACCACCAGCCGGGACTGCGGCGCTGCCCTCCCAAGCGCGACAGCACCCGGATGACGGAGAACACACCGAAGATGAGGATCAAGATCGCCCACGCCGGGAGCCCCGAATTCGGCTCCGGCTGCGGCACCCTTGCCGGTGCGGGCCGCTGGTCTAGACTGACGCCGCGGTCGGACGCGATCAACCCGGCTACGCGTTGCACCGCCAGCTCCGTCGCGGCGCTGTAATCATTCTGGCGAAGCAACGGCACCATCGCCCGTCCGATGTCTCCGGCGCGAGCATCGTTGATTACCGGTTCCAGGCCGTAGCCAACTTCGAAGCGGTACTTCCGCTCCCGGGGCGCGATCAACAACAGGATTCCCCGATTGTCTTTGCGCCCGACCCCGAGGTGCTTGAACAGGTCCACGGCGTAGTCTTCAATCGGTCGTCCCTCCAGCGACTGCACCGTGACCACGGCAATTTGCGCGCTCGTCTTCTGCTCCACCTCGGCGCACAAGCCATTGATCCGCGCCGCCGTGGGCTCGTCAATCGCCTGCGAGAGGTCGGTGACATAGTTGTTGGGGTGAATATCGGATATTTTCTCCGCGCGCAGTCCGGCCGGCGCCGCTGCCATCACGCAGAGACACAGGCAGACTGCCAGGAACTGGGAAAGCACACGCATTCGACGCGACAATTCTACAGGCCTGTCCAAATCCGCTCGCGACGACCCTTTTTCGCGCCAGCCTCGCAGGTTCCAGGTGGCGAGCGGGCCGGATGACTCCGCGCACGCAACAAGTTGCACATACGCTTAATCCCGTTGCAGCACACCCCATTGCTGGTTGCAACCGCTAAATTTTCGCCAAGCACCTTCGGAGCAACTTGCGCCGGGGCCCGACCATTTATAATGTCAGGGAGTAGCGACACGGTGCCGGTCCGTGAGGGGCCAGGTGTCGCAGTATCCCAGGACAAAGGCGGACGAGTGAACCAGACCAAGGAAAAGTTCGAGACACGTAAGTTGCCCATGATGCCCATCCGGGACGTGGTCATCTTCCCTTTCATGATGACCCCGTTCGTGGTGGGCCGTGAGTCCAGCGTGCGTGCCCTGGAAGAGGCACTGGCCGCCGATAAAAAAATCTTCCTCGCCACCCAGCACGATGCCAGCATCGACGAGCCCAAGCCCAACGAACTCTATCAAGTAGGCACGGTCGTCAACATCGTCCAGTCGCTCAAGCTTCCTGACGGCAACATTAAAGTCCTGGTAGAGGGCATCGAGCGCGGCAAGGTGCTGCAAATTGGCGAGGCTGATGGCTACCTGGAAGCCACCATCCGCACCGTCAAGTACGCCGCCGAGCCTTCTCCGGCACTGGAAGCGGCCATGCAGCGGGTGACCTCGCTGTTCGAGCAGTACGTGAAGCTCTGCCAGTCGCTGAATTACGAGACCATGATCGCCGCCGTCCGCATGGAGGACCCGGCCAAACTCACCGACACCATCGCCGCCAACCTCCAGCTTTCCATCGAGGAAAAGCAGGAACTCCTGGAGATCTTCGATCCCGCCGAACGGCTGAACCGCATTGCCGACGTGCTGGAGATTGAGATCGAGAAGCTGAACATGGATCGCACCATCCAGTCCCGCGTCAAGCGGCAGATGGAGCGCGCGCAAAAGGAGTATTACCTCAACGAAAAGATCAAGGCCATCCAGAAAGAACTGGGCCGCGGCGAAAAGAGCGAGTGGGACGAACTGAAAAAGAAGATCGACTCCGCCGGCATGCCCAAGGACGTGCACGACAAGGCGATGCAGGAATTGAAGAAGATGGAAGCCATGCCGCCGATGTCGGCCGAGTCCACCGTATCCCGCAATTACCTGGATTGGCTGCTGGCGGTGCCGTGGAAGAAACGCTCCAAGGAGATCCGGAACATCGATCGCGCGGAAAAGGTCCTGAACGAAGATCACTACGGGCTGGAGAAAATCAAGGAACGCATCCTTGAATTTCTCGCCGTGCGCCAGCTGGTGAAAAATCCTAAGGGCTCGATCCTGTGCTTTGTCGGCCCCCCGGGAGTCGGCAAGACCTCCCTGGGCATGTCGATCGCCAAAGCCACCGGCCGCAAGTTTGTCCGCATGTCTCTGGGCGGGGTGCGCGACGAAGCCGAAATCCGCGGCCATCGCCGCACCTACATCGGCGCGCTTCCCGGCCAGATCATCCAGATGATGAAAAAAGCCGGCACCAAGAACCCGGTGTTCATGCTCGACGAAGTGGAGAAGATGTCGATGGACTTCCGCGGCGACCCGTCGGCGGCGCTGCTGGAAGTTCTCGATCCCGAGCAGAATTACATGTTCGTGGACCACTACCTGGACGTCGAATACGACCTCTCCCAGGTCTTCTTCATCGCCACCGCCAACGTGCTGCACACGGTTCCGCCGGCCCTGCTGGACCGCATGGAAGTCATCCGCCTGCACGGCTACACCGAGGACGAGAAGGTCGAGATCGCCAAGCAGTTCCTGGTCCGCAAGCAGCGCGACCAGGCCGGCTTGACCGACAAGAACTGCGTCTTCACCGACGACGCCATCACCGGCATTATCCGCAACTACACTCGCGAAGCTGGCGTCCGCAACCTGGAGCGCGAAATCGGCAACGTCTGCCGCAAGGTCGCGCGCAAGGTGGTGAAGGAAGGCACGAATTACGCCACTACTATCACCGGCGAGAACGTCAACGACTTCCTCGGCGTGATCAAGTTCCGCGACACGCTGGCGCACGAGAAGAGCGAAGTGGGTTTGGTCACGGGCCTGGCATGGACCGAAGTGGGCGGCTCGATTCTTTCGACCGAAGCCACCGTAGTGGACGGCAAGGGCAAGCTCACGCTGACCGGCAAACTCGGCGACGTGATGCAGGAGTCGGCGCACGCGGCCATGTCGTACATCCGCTCACGGGCTCAGCGCCTGGGATTGACGCGCGACTTCTATCGCAATTTCGATATTCACGTGCACGTGCCTGAAGGCGCCATCCCGAAAGATGGCCCGTCGGCGGGCATCACCATTGCGACAGCGATTGCCAGCGCGTTGAGCAAGATTCCCGTTCGCCGCGATATCGCGATGACCGGCGAAATTACGCTGCGCGGCAAAGTTCTTCCCATCGGCGGATTGAAAGAGAAGCTCCTCGCCGCACACCGCGCGGGATTGTTCGAAGTCATCCTTCCGAAGGACAACG contains:
- a CDS encoding nucleotidyltransferase domain-containing protein → MKERELTDFCQRMQAAAKENLDSIVLYGSAARDDFSEQYSDLNLLCIVRNAGTKELERLAPVVEWWTKSLACRPPLILTEPELSGSADVFAIETLDMKAEHRILAGRDVLAGIEVRMNLHRVQLEHELRTMMMRLRQHYVLFAGHDENLKTALAKSVSSVVVMLRHAVIALGQAPPTGSKRNQVAQAARVLGVDAAAIDAALDLREGRKLEGSIRELYDRYMQAIAAVVERVDTAAPKQQWQRAR
- the lon gene encoding endopeptidase La, with amino-acid sequence MMPIRDVVIFPFMMTPFVVGRESSVRALEEALAADKKIFLATQHDASIDEPKPNELYQVGTVVNIVQSLKLPDGNIKVLVEGIERGKVLQIGEADGYLEATIRTVKYAAEPSPALEAAMQRVTSLFEQYVKLCQSLNYETMIAAVRMEDPAKLTDTIAANLQLSIEEKQELLEIFDPAERLNRIADVLEIEIEKLNMDRTIQSRVKRQMERAQKEYYLNEKIKAIQKELGRGEKSEWDELKKKIDSAGMPKDVHDKAMQELKKMEAMPPMSAESTVSRNYLDWLLAVPWKKRSKEIRNIDRAEKVLNEDHYGLEKIKERILEFLAVRQLVKNPKGSILCFVGPPGVGKTSLGMSIAKATGRKFVRMSLGGVRDEAEIRGHRRTYIGALPGQIIQMMKKAGTKNPVFMLDEVEKMSMDFRGDPSAALLEVLDPEQNYMFVDHYLDVEYDLSQVFFIATANVLHTVPPALLDRMEVIRLHGYTEDEKVEIAKQFLVRKQRDQAGLTDKNCVFTDDAITGIIRNYTREAGVRNLEREIGNVCRKVARKVVKEGTNYATTITGENVNDFLGVIKFRDTLAHEKSEVGLVTGLAWTEVGGSILSTEATVVDGKGKLTLTGKLGDVMQESAHAAMSYIRSRAQRLGLTRDFYRNFDIHVHVPEGAIPKDGPSAGITIATAIASALSKIPVRRDIAMTGEITLRGKVLPIGGLKEKLLAAHRAGLFEVILPKDN
- a CDS encoding TPM domain-containing protein gives rise to the protein MRVLSQFLAVCLCLCVMAAAPAGLRAEKISDIHPNNYVTDLSQAIDEPTAARINGLCAEVEQKTSAQIAVVTVQSLEGRPIEDYAVDLFKHLGVGRKDNRGILLLIAPRERKYRFEVGYGLEPVINDARAGDIGRAMVPLLRQNDYSAATELAVQRVAGLIASDRGVSLDQRPAPARVPQPEPNSGLPAWAILILIFGVFSVIRVLSRLGGQRRSPGWWWMGPMGGGWGSGGGSGGFGGSSGGFGGFGGGASGGGGASGSW